AGCGGTGTCGGTCCGCCTCGTCTCACCGGCATCTGGACGGGCTCCTGGAACGGCGCCTGGGCCGACGACTTCACCACCGACGCCAACGTCAACCTCCAGGTCGCGGGCGGCAACATCCTCGACCTCACCGACGTCATGGAGGGGTACTTCAACCTGGTCCTCGACCAGCTCGACGACTGGAGAACCAACGCCACCAACCTGTACGGCGTTCGCGGTTTCCTCGCTCCCTCCCGGACCGACGGCGAGTACGGCCACATGCTCCACTTCGACAACAGCGGCTTCCCGGGCCAGTGCTGGACCGGCGGCGCCGACTGGCTGCTGTATCCGTTGCTGGAGTACTACGAGGTCACCGGCGACAGCGACTTCTACCGCACCAAGCTGGCCCCCGCTCTGATGGAACTCGCCCTGTTCTACGAGGACTTCCTCACCCGCACCGACGCGAACGGCAAGGCCGTCTTCGTCCCTTCCTTCTCCATGGAGAACTCGCCCGGCAACACCGGCGTGTGCCTGTCGATCAACGCGACCGGCGACATCATGGCCGGCAAGCACGCCCTGCAGGCCGCCATCGACGCGGCCGACGCTCTGGGCGTCGAGCAGGGCAGCGGGCAGGGCGTGGCTCGCTGGACTGCTCTGCTCCAGAAGATCCCCGCCTACCGCGTCAACAGCGACAGCGCGCTCGCCGAATGGTCCTGGCCCACGCTGACCGACCGCTACAACCACCGGCATGTCCAGCACCTCTACGGTGCCTGGCCGTTGCACGAGATCAATCCCGAGGAGGAACCCACACTCGTCCGCCCCGCGCTCAAGGCCCTCGAAAAGCGCGGCGACCAGAACATCTCCGCCCACGGCAGCCTGCACCGCGCCCTGGCGGGCGCCCGGCTCAAGGACGGCGGCAAGGTCTACGACAACCTGAAGAAGATCATCGGCAACAACATGGTCTTCAAGTCGCTGATGACCTCCCACAACCCGAACCTCGACATCTACAACGCCGACGCCGCCAACGCCTTCCCCGGTGTACTGGCCGAGTCCCTGATCTACTCGCGTCCCGGCGTCCTGGAGATCCTGCCCGCCCTGCCCGACCAGCTCGCCAAGGGGTCCATCACCGGCGTCCGGGCGCGCGGCCGGATCCGCGTCCACACCTTCGACTGGGACCTGTCCGCGCGCGCCGCCACCCTGTCCGTCACCTCCGCGATCGACCAGACCGTCACCCTCATCAGCCGCCGGGGCATGACATCGGTGACCACCTCGGCGACCGTGGCCTCCTCACCCCTGGGCACCCACGCCCGCAAGGTGTCACTGACAGCCGGACAACGGACCGACATCACCGTCTCCCTGCTGACCGGCTGGTTCAAGCTGGTCAACCGGCGAAGCGGCAAGGTCCTCGACATCTCCGGCGCCAGTACCGCCAACGGCGGCAAGGCCGTCCAGTGGAGCTGGTCCGGCGCCGTCAACCAGCAGTGGCGCTTCCTGCCCAACCCCGACGGCTCCTTCCGTATCACCGCCCGCCACAGCGGCCGCCTGCTGGACAGCCCCGGCGGATCCGGCCAGGGCGACCAACTCGACCAGTGGCAGGACACCAACAGCGACAACCAATGGTGGAAGCTCGTCGACACGGGCGACGGCTACCACCGCCTCGTCAACGTCCGCAACGCCACCTGGTGCGCCGACATGGACAGCGGATCGACGACAGACGGCGCCCGCGTCATCCAGTGGCCCATCGACACCGGGACGAGCCAGGAATGGCAGATCACTGGTCTGTGATGACTCCCGGATGAGCGGCATTCATTTCTCCAGGCCCTCGCACCGCCTTCACCGTGAACCTGCACGGCGGCACCTCCCCCTCACCGGGAAGAGCGCGTTCGGTGTCGGCGGCTCCGGGGCGAACGCTCCGTCATCGAGGTACCCGCCTTCAGCGCGACGGCCGCGATATCACGCGGAAAACACGCGGAAAACTCCCGGATTCCGCCCCTGGGAGATCGCTGTCACTGTCGCCCCGGGTGGGTCTGGCGGAACGTACCCGGGGTCTCCCCGGTGCAGCGGGTGAAGAACTTGCCGAAGTTGGTAGGTTCCGGAAACCCGAGGCGTCGGGCGATGGTCGCCACCGGTTCGTCCGTATGGGCGAGAAGCCGCTGGGCCTCCAGAGCGACACGGGCGTCGATGACGTGCTTGACCGGCTGCCCGGTGGCGGCCGTGCAGGCGCGGGTGAGGGTCTTGACGGTGTAGCCGAGGCGGTGGGCGTAGTCGGCGGCGCGGCGGGTGGCGACAGCGGTGCGCGTCCCGTCGTCCTCCCATGCCCCCGCATTGACACTCTCCAGCAGGGAGAGCGTCAGGGCTTCCAGGGCGGCGCTGAGCACCGGCGCGGGCAGCTGGTCGTGAAGCACCCCTTCGCGCTGTCCGCGCTCCAGGATCGCGGTGGCCTCGGTGCGGGCCGGGGCGAGGATCTCGGACACCCGCTCCGCACCCAGATCCTGGCGGGCGAGCGCGAGGAGCAGCCGATAGCGGTCTCCGACGGCCCAGATCGACAGGACCCTCATCACTCGTGCCGAGCACCGCAGGCGCTGGACTCCGCCGTGAGTGCCATCGGCGCGGGTGGGCGGGTGGTATGCCGTACCACCCGCCCACCGAAGCTCAGCGGCCTCGAACGTGAGGTCCTGGTGGCCATCCGCCGGGGCTGGACGAATACGGAGGCAGTGATCACGGCGTACGACGCCGGGCTGGTCAGAGCCAGGTCCTGGCCCGTCCACCACCGGGGCGACGACCTCGACGCGGGGCTCGGCGCCTCAGGGTGACGGTGCCGCCTCGGGAGTGCGGGCGGCGGCGAGTACCTCAGGCAGGGGCAGCGCCAGGGCGGCGGCCAGTTCGGCCAGCTCCGCTCGCGTGGGATGGACCGGACCGCTTGCCCCGTCCTGGGCGAAGACCCGGATACGGGGGGTACGGATACCTGTCCGGGTGGCGAGGGCCTGCGCGTTCAGGTGACGACGCCGCATGCCCTGCTGCAGCAACTCCGAAAGATCAGCCATCCGCTTCTTCTGCCCCGCCCTGACCTTTTCATCCGGTACACCCGGCTGAACGATGACGATCACGAAGCCGATGAAGAACTCGATCTTGGGCAGATGCGGGAAGTGATCTTCCTCCTCGTTTCCAGGAAAGGGCATACGTGACCGCGACCACGCGTCGTACACCGCCTGCGAACCCCCGGCACGGGTTCGACCTCCGCTCGACCGCCCTGTTCTTCGTCTTCCTCGCCATGATCATGACCGTCCTGGGTTTCGCGGCCCGCATGCTGGCCGGCGCCGTCGACCGGCGACCCGCCTGGGTGTTCGTCCTGGTCGTCGTGGGTGTGGCGGGCTTCGTGGGCATGCGCCGCCGGTTGCACGTGGCGAGAGCGGCGCGCCAGGCGGCGGCCGCGCTCGACGAGGCGGCGCGGGAGGCCGCCGACGAACTGGGGTCTCTGACGATTCCCCGTCAGCGCCCGGCCACCGAAGTCACCGTCGACCACGACGCACTGACGCCGGAGGAGTTCGAGGAGGCCGTCGCCGCCCTCTGTGAACGCGACGGCTGCTCCGCCGTCGAGGTGGTGGGCGGGGCCGGGGACCTCGCCGCCGATGTCGTGGCCGTGACCCCTGACGGGCGCCGCGTGGTCATCCAGTGCAAGCGCTACGGCGACTCGCACCGGGTCGGCTCCCAGGATCTTCAGCGCTTCGGCGGCACGTGCTTCACCGTCCACGAGGCCGACGTCGCCGCGCTGGTCACCACGAGCGACTTCACCGATCCGGCGATGGAGTACGCCGACCGATGCGGGATCGTGTGCGTGGACCGGGAGACCCTCCAGGCCTGGACGGACGGCACCGGTCCCCAGCCCTGGGAGATCGCCCAGGGCGCCCAGCTCACTCAGGACGACCTGGCGGCCGGGTCCGGCTCCGGGTGACGCTCAGTCTTCGCCCGGCCGGTCCGCGCCGGCCGGGCGGAAGCACGCCGACACCGTCTTGCCGTGCCGCTGACACTTCATCTGCAACTCGTCGGCGAGCATCCGTACGATCCCCACTCCGCGGCCGGAGGTCTCGCCCGGCTGCGGGTCACGCTGGCTCGGCAGTGTCGGGTCCTCGTCATGGACGTTCACATGGAGGCAGTCGCCGTCCCAGGTGAGGATCAGACGTGCGTCGCTGCACGCGTGGACATGTGCGTTGGTGAGGAGTTCGGACACCGTCAGGACGACGGCGTCCACCGTCTCGGGCTCGTCAGCGGTCCAGGGGAGCGACTCCAACTGCCTTCGCGCCCAGTGCCGACCGGCGCGTACGCCCCCTGAGGCGGGAAACGAATGCGCCCAGCCCATCGCCTTGATCACCACCGGCTTTCCCCTTCCTGTCATCCGCACCCAACTCGTACATATCGCGTGCCCGCCAGCCGCGATCCCAGACGTCCGGCGACCGGCGCCTTGCCGTGCGGGTGCCATGCGGATGCCGTGCGAGGGCCGTGCGAGCCGGGCTGAACGCAGCCCGCCGGATGCCCCGAGCAGCGAATAAGAAACAGATAAATTCCGGTGTGTGCGCAGATCATGACGGGGCACACGGCGGAACGGAGGTTGATAACAATGGTTCCCCTGATACTCGTTCTGCTTCTCGCCCTGATCCTCTTCGGCGCCGGGTTCGCCCTGAAGGCCCTGTGGTGGATCGCCGTGATCGTGCTGGTGATCTGGCTGGTCGGTTTTCTCGCTCGCTCCACCGGAGCGGGCGGAAAGCGAGGCCGCTGGTATCGCTGGTAGATCGCGGCCATAGAGGCTCAAGGAGGGGTGGGGGCACACCGAAAGCCGGTGTGCCCCCACCCTTCTTCGCTTGCGCCTAGGCCACCCGGACGCCCACGAGGCAGGTGTCGTCGTCCGTGTCGGACTTGCTGTAGGTGAGCAGGCGGTCCAACTGCTGGTCCAGCGTGGGCGGTACCGTGCGCGCGGCCAGCAGCAACTGGGCCAGCGATTCCTCCACGGACCGGTCACGGCGTTCGATCAGTCCGTCCGTGTACATCAGCAACGTGTCGTCGACGGCCAGTTGGACCTCGTGTTCCTCGTACGTCGCGTCGGGCGCGGCGCCGAGCAGCAGGCCCGTGATCAGGGGCAGCGGCGTCGCTTCGTTGCCGCGTACCAGGACGGGCGGGAGATGGCCGGCCCTGGCCCAGCGCAGGGTGCGGCGGTCGGGGTCGTACAGGCCGCAGACCGCCGTGGCGGTGACGACTCCCGTCAGATGGTGGGCGACCATGTTGAGCCAGGACAGCAACTGGCCCGGTCCGGCGCCTGTCACGGCGAGACCGCGCAGCGCGTTGCGCAGGACGACCATGCTGGTGGCCGCCTCGATACCGTGTCCGGCGACATCCCCGACACACAGCAGCACCAGCCCGGACGGCAGCACCACCGCGTCGTACCAGTCGCCGCCGACCAGGTGCTGGGTCTCGGCGGGCCGGTAGCGGACGGCCACGCGCAGCCCGGGGGCCTCCAGCGGGGCCTGCGCCGGGGGCATGATCGCGTGCTGGAGCTGGAGGGTGAGCCGGTTGCGTTCGCTCGACTGCTGCTCGGAGTGGGCGAGTTGGTCGCGGGTGGCGGCGAGGGCGACCTCCGTCCAGTGGTGCGCGGAGATGTCCTGGTAGGCGCCCCGGACGACGAACAGCCGGCCGTCGGAGTCGAGGACCGGCTCGGCCACCACACGGATGTGCCGGGTCACGCCGTCGGGCCGCTGGAGCCGGAAGGCCGCGGACGCGGCGCGGCGGTGGTGCAGCAGGGTGCGCAGGAACCTGCCGACGACGACGGCGTCGTCGGGGTGTGCGTGGGCGGGCAGATCCTCCAGCGGGACCGGACCGCTGACGGACGGTTTGCCGTAGAGGCTGAAGAGCTGGCCGTTCCAGGTGATCTCGCCGGTGAGGAGGTTCTCCTCGAAACCGCCGATGCGGCCGAGTCGCTGGGCGTGTTGCAGCAGGCTCGCCAGCCGTGCCGTCTCGTCCTCCATACGCCAGACGAGGAGGACGCTGCCGCCGTGCCGGCTGACGCTGATGTCGGCGACCGAGGCCAGCGGGACGTCGTCCACCAGGGCCGTGAGCCGCATCCGGCGGGCTCGGAACGGCTCACCCGTGGCATAGACCCGTTCGATCTGGTCGAACAGCTCGCTCTCGCCGGCGGCCATCGGATACGTCTCCAGGAGCAGGGCTCCGGTGACGGCGCCTCGTGGCCGGCCGGCCGGGTCGAGGAAGGGGATGTTGACGTGGTGGATGCGGAAGTCGACCAGTTCCCCGGTGGCGTCCAGGTGCGGAACCAGCACCAGCGCCGGGTCGTGGAGACCGTCGGCCAGGTCCATCAGTTCGGCGGCGTCCGGCAGGGCCCCGGGCCGCGCGTCGGCGTCGGGGCGACGCGGAGCGCAGGTCTCCAGCGTGTGCGCGCACAGTTCGGCGAGGGCCTCGACCTGGCGGACGATCTGCGGGGGCTGGGCTCCCAGCGGCGTGGGCCAGACGATTTCCAGCACTCCGTGGATCCGCCCGCCGGTGCCCGCGGGCAGGGCGACCCGGCCGCCGTCGGCGTGGTGGCTCCGGCCGATGGAGGGCAGCCCGGTCTCCGCCAGACTGGTGATCCACTGACCTGTTCGCTCGCCGAGCCCACGACGGGCCACCGTGACCACGCCCGGCGGCACGTACCGCCAGCGTGCCGCCTCCGCGGCCGGGAACCCGGCACTGCCCGCCAGGGTGAGGGAACCGTCGGCGCCCAGCGCCCAGATGGCCACGGCTTCCGCGCCGAGCGGCGTCAGAGCGTGTTCCAGCAGGGAGTCGGCCACGGCCTGGGTGTCGTGGGCGGCAAGCGCTCCGCTCTCGGCGGTCCGCAGCCGTACGGCGAAGGAGCCGTTCCCCGGCGGGTCGGTGGTATCGCTCTGGTCCGCCGTGGTCGCGAGGAGAGCGGTCGTCACGTCGGAGAGCCGGTCGCGCGCGGCCTGGTTGATGACTTCGACGGCGAATTCGAGGGGTGTCACGCCCGCCTGCTCGGTCAGCTCGGCGAGTTGCCGTGCCGCCTGCGACGGCCCGCATCCGAGCCGCTCCACGAGGATGCCCTTGGCCAGCTCGATCAGGGCACGACCGTCCGCTTCCGCGTGGGCCGTCTGCACCTCGCGGCGCAGGCGCTCCACGGTCGCCGCGAGTCTGCCGACGGGCGTGGGCTGCCCCGCGTGGTCGTCCTCTTTCGATCCGGCGTCCTGCGGCTGGGGGTTGCTCACGGTTGGACTGTCCCTCGGTTCGGGTGTCCGGGGACACCACGCGGTCGGCCGGCACGCGGGGCGGTGCGGTTCCCCGTCATACGGACAGCCAGCGCCGGACGCGGCCGATGAGGTCGTTGGTGTCGACCGGCTTGGTGACGTAGTCGTTCGCCCCCGAGGCGAGGCTCTTCTCCTGGTCGCCGGGCATGGCCTTCGCGGTGACGGCGATGATGGGCAGGTCCGCGTACTGGGGCATGGCCCGGATCTCCGCGGTGGCGGTGTAGCCGTCCATCTCGGGCATCATCACGTCCATCAGGACCACCGAGATGTCCGGATGGGCGAGCAGCATCTCGATGCCCTTACGGCCGTTGTCGGCGTGCAGGACGTTGAAGCCGTGGAGTTCCAGCATCCCGCTCAGCGCGAAGAGGTTGCGCGCGTCGTCGTCGACCACGAGCACCGTACGGCCGACGAAGGCGCCGTCGACGACCTGTGCGGCCGGGCGCTGGGACTCCTCCGTACGGACCAGTGACAGCACGTCGCCCGGTTCCTCGGCGGACAGGTGCAGGGTGATCCGTTCGCGCAGCTCGTCCAGGCTGGAGAGAAAGTCCAGCGGGCGGCCGTCCGCACGGGAGCGCAGCGCCTGTTCGTGCGCCAGATCCCCGCGATGACCGGTGTGCACCAGTACGGGCACGCCGGCCAGCGCCGAGTCACCCTCTATGGCGTCCAGCAGACGTGTGCCCTCGTCGTCGGGCATGCCGAGTTCCAGGACGACGCAGTGGCAGGGCTCGGCGGCCAGTGTGCTCGCCGCCTCCTGTGCCCCGATCGCCGTGATGATGTCGATCGCCCCGAGCCGGCCGTCGTCGGGCGCGAGGTCCGCGACCGCGCGTTCGGCGACGAGGGTGAGCAGTCCGCGTGGACGGTCCTCGACGACGAGGAGGCGGCGACGGCGCTGTTCGGGTGCCGTGGGGGAAGCGGCGTCCGGCCGGGAGACGGGCGGGAGTTCCCGGCCGGCGGTTCCGGGGTGCTGCTCCGTCGGCGGGCCACCGCCGTCGAGCACTTCCTCGAAGTCGGCGCGTGCCACGGGGAGGTAGAGGGTGAAGGTACTGCCCTGGCCGGGCGTGCTGTCCACCGTGACGGCGCCGCCGAGCAGATGGGCGATCTCCCGGGTGATCGACAGGCCGAGTCCGGTGCCGCCGTACTTGCGGCTGGTGGTGCCGTCCGCCTGCTGGAAGGCTCCGAAGATCGTCTCCAGTTGCTGCTGGGGAATGCCGATACCGGTGTCCCGCACCCTGAAGGCCACGACGGGACCGCCGCGGACGACGCCGGCGGGCACCTCCCGGTCCGCGGCGGGTTCGATGCGCAGGGCGACACCGCCCTGTTCGGTGAACTTCACCGCGTTCGACAGGAGGTTGCGCAGGATCTGGCGCAGCCGGGAGTCGTCGGTGAGCAGGTCGGCGGGTGTTCCCGGGGCGGTGGCCACCGTGAAGTCCAGGCTCTTCTGCGTGGTCATCGGCCGGAACGTCGCCTCGACGTATTCCAGCAGTTTGCGCAGCGGGACCCGCTCGGGGGTGACGTCCATCTTGCCCGCCTCGACCTTGGACAGGTCGAGGATGTCGTTGATCAGCTGCAGCAGGTCCGAGCCCGCCGAGTGGATGATGCCCGCGTACTCGACCTGCTTGGGCGTGAGGTTGCGCGAGGGGTTCTGGGCCAGCAACTGGGCCAGGATCAGCAGGCTGTTGAGCGGGGTGCGCAGTTCGTGGCTCATGTTCGCCAGGAACTCCGACTTGTACTTCGAGGCCAGCGCCAACTGCTGGGCGCGGGTCTCCAGCTCCTGCCGTGCCTGCTCGATCTCCAGGTTCTTGGCCTCGATGTCGCTGTTCTGTGAGGCCAGCAGGGAGGCCTTCTCCTCCAGTTCGGCGTTGGAGCGCTGGAGCTCGTCCTGCTGTACCTGCAACTCCTCCGACCTGGCCTGGAGTTCGGCGGTCAGCCGCTGGGACTCGCCCAGCAGTTCGTCGGTGCGGGCGTTGGCCACGATGGTGTTGAGGTTGACGCCGATGGTCGGCATCAGCTGGGCGAGGAAGTCCTGGTGGATCTGGGTGAAGGCGGTGACGGAGCCCAGCTCGATGACACCGAGAACCTGGTCCTCGACCACGATGGGCAGCACCACCAGGGCGCTGGGCACGGCCTGTCCGAGACCGGAGGAGATCGTCACGTAGCCCGGCGGCAGTTCCTCCACGCTGATGGGACGGCGGTTGCGCGCGGCCTGCCCGACCAGTGAGCGTCCGACGGGGATGCGGTGCGGCCGGTCGCTGTCGTCGGGATAGCCGTACGAGCCCACCAGCCGCAGCTCGGGGCCGCGTTCGGTGTCCTCGGCGAGGTAGAAGGCGCCGTACTGCGCGGAGGCCAGTGGCGCGAGTTCGTCCATGATGAGCTCGGCGACGACGGGCAGGTCCCGGTGGCCCTGCATCAGGCCGGAGATCCGGGCGAGGTTGGTCTTGAGCCAGTCCTGCTCCTGGTTGGCCCGGGTGGTCTCCCGCAGGGACTCGACCATGGAGTTGATGTTGTCCTTGAGGTCGGCGACCTCGCCGGAGGCCTCGACGGTGATCGAGCGGGTCAGGTCGCCCTCGGCGACGGCGCTGGTCACCTCGGCGATGGCGCGGACCTGTCGGGTGAGGTTCCCGGCGAGGCCGTTGACGTTCTCCGTCAGTCGCTTCCAGGTGCCTTCGACTCCCTCCACCTCGGCCTGGCCGCCGAGCCGGCCCTCGCTGCCGACCTCGCGGGCGACTCGGGTGACCTCGGCGGCGAACGACGACAGTTGGTCGACCATCGTGTTGATGGTGGTCTTCAGCTCCAGGATCTCGCCGCGCGCGTCGACGTCGATCTTCTTCGACAGGTCGCCGTTGGCCACCGCCGTCGTCACCAGGGCGATGTTGCGGACCTGGCCGGTGAGGTTGTTGGCCATCGAGTTGACGTTGTCGGTGAGGTCCTTCCAGGTGCCCGCGACGTTCGGTACGTGCGCCTGGCCCCCGAGGCGTCCCTCGGTGCCGACCTCGCGGGCGACTCGGGTCACCTCGTCGGCGAACGCGGAGAGCGTGTCGACCATCGTGTTGATGACGTCCGCCAGGGCCGCGACCTCGCCCTTGGCCTCGACGGTGATCTTCTGGGAGAGGTCGCCCCGTGCGACGGCCGTGGCGACCTGGGCGATCGAGCGGACCTGGCCGGTCAGGTTCGACGCCATCACGTTGACGTTGTCCGTCAGGTCCTTCCAGGTCCCGGACGCGCCCCGGACGATCGCCTGTCCGCCCAGATTGCCCTCGGTGCCGACCTCGCGGGCGACGCGGGTGACCTCGTCGGCGAAGCCGGACAACTGATCCACCATCGTGTTGATGGTGTTCTTCAACTCCAGGATCTCACCACGGGCATCCACAGTGATCTTCTGCGACAGATCGCCCTGAGCAACCGCCGTGGCGACCTGGGCGACATTGCGGACCTGCGCGGTGAGGTTGCCCCCCATGAAGTTCACGGAGTCCGTGAGGTCACGCCAGGTGCCCTTCACGCCCTTGACGTCAGCCTGTCCGCCGAGACGTCCCTCAGTGCCGACCTCACGGGCGACGCGGGTCACCTCGTCGGCGAAACCGGACAACTGATCCACCATCGTGTTGATGGTGTTCTTCAACTCCAGGATCTCACCACGGGCATCCACAGTGATCTTCTGCGACAGATCGCCCTGAGCAACCGCCGTGGTCACCTGGGCGACATTGCGGACCTGGGAAGTGAGGTTGCCCGCCATGAAGTTGACCGAATCGGTCAGGTCGCGCCAGACGCCGCCGACGCCGGGCACCTGGGCCTGTCCGCCGAGCCGTCCCTCGCTGCCGACCTCGCGGGCCACGCGGGTCACCTCGTCGGCGAACGCGGAGAGCTGGTCGACCATCGTGTTGACGGTCTCCTTCAGCTGAAGGATCTCGCCACGCGCGGGGACGTCGATCTTCTGCGACAGGTCGCCCTTGGCCACCGCGGTCGCCACCTGCGCGATGTCACGCACCTGGGTGGTCAGATTGCCCGCCATGGCGTTGACCGAGTCGGTCAGGTCGGCCCAGGTGCCCGAGACCCCCGGCACCTCGGCCTGGCCGCCGAGGGTGCCCTCGGTGCCCACCTCGCGTGCCACCCGCGTCACTTCGGAGGTGAACACGGACAACTGGTCCACCATGCCGTTGAACACCGTGGCGATGTCGCCGAGGAGCCCCTCGCCGTCGGACGGGAGCCGGGTGCCGAAGTCACCGTCCCGTACGGCGGTCAGTCCGGCCAGGAGTTGCCGTAGCTCCTGCTCACCCGGGGCCCGGTCGACGGCCTCGATCGTCCTGCTGCTCATGCGCACCCTCGTTCCGCTCCCCAAGAGCCCTCACGGCGAGGACTCGGAACCCGCGCCGGGCCTGTGGAAGGCCCGCTCACCGACCGCGTTTCCGCAGTTCGCCGACCGGCCGGATGAGAAAATCCGGTGAAGATTAACTCAGCTACCGGCACACAACCAAAGCCTGGCCCGGAGATATCGGTCGACCGAAAAAGACCCGCGACAGGCGGAATACATGAGCGAACACTGGGCACTCGCACCTGTTCGGCTCCGCCGTTCGGAGCGCCCTCGGCACCCTGTCATCCCTCGAAGCGGTAGCCCGTGCCCGGCTCGGTGATCAGGTGGCGAGGATGGGAGGGGTCCGTCTCCAGTTCGCGGCGCAGTCGGGCCATGTGGACGCGCAGGTGGTAGGTCCTGTTGCCCTGCGAGCCGCCCCACACCTCCTGGAGGAGGTGCTTCCGCGTGACCGGTCGGCCGGGGCTGGTCACCAGGATCTCCAGCAGGTGCCACTCGGTCGGGGTCAGTCGCACATCCCGCCCGGCCCTGACGACCCTCTTGGCGAGCAGGTCGATCCTGAGGTCGGCCGTCTCGACGAGTGCCGCGCCGGGGGAGAGCGGCGCGTTCTCGGTACGGCGGACGGCGGCCCGCAGCCCTGCCAGGAGTTCTTCCATGCGGAACGGCTTGGTGAGGTGGTCGTCCGCGCCCGCGTCGAGCGCGGCCACCTTCTCGCCGGATCCCTGCCGGGCGGACATCACCAGGATCGACATCCGGCTCCCGCCCCGGCCACGGCTCCGAAGGCTCCTGATGATGTCGACGCCGTCCGTGTCGGGCAGACCGAGGTCGAGCAGGACCACGTCGGGCTGCCTGGCGGCGACGAGCCGGAGGGCCGCCGCGCCGTCGGGGGCGGCCTCCACACCGTAGTGACGTACCCGCAGGTTGATGACGAGGGCCCGTAAGAGCTGCGGGTCGTCCTCCACCACGAGCACCCTGGTCATGGGGTGTGCCTCTCCTCCGGGGCCGCCGGCTCACGTGCTCGTGTGGGGGTCGGGCAAGGACGTCACTTATCGGCCACGAGGTCCTTGAGCGCGATGTTGAGTTCGAGGACGTTCACACGGGACTCCCCGACGAAGCCGAGGGTGCGGCCCTCGGTGTGCTCGTCGACCAGCTTCCGGACCTGGGTGACCGCCAGCCCGTTCTTCTGGGCGACCCGGTGGATCTGGAGGTCGGCATAGGCCGGGGAGATGTCCGGGTCGAGGCCGGAGCCGGAGGAGGTGACCGCGTCGGCGGGTACGTCGGCCGGCTCGACGGTGTAGCCGGACACGGAGTTGTCCTTCACGACCTCGGCCTTGGCGTCCTCGACCTGCTGGAGCAGTTCCCTGCTGTCGGCGGACAGGTTGGTGGCACCGGACAGCAGCAGCTTGTACCGCGTGTTGACGCTGTTGACGCCGAGCCCGTTCGCCGGCCGGCCCTGGAACCACCTCAGGTCCCGCTCCGGCGTCGCCTGCCCCTTCTTCGGCGGCAGATCGTACGACTGCCCGATCAGGGACGAGCCGACGACTTGGCCGTCCGCCTTGATCTCCGAGCCGTTCGCCGGGCCGGGGAACAACCCCTGCGCGATGCCGGTGACGACCAGCGGGTAGATGACGCCGGTCACCAGGGTCAGCACGAGGAGGGCCCGCAGGCCGGCGCCGAGCAACCGGGCTGTGTTCGTGACGGAGTTGTTCATGCCGATCAGCACGCTTTCGAGGAGTTACAGCCCAGGGATGAGTGAGATGAGCAGG
This genomic interval from Streptomyces sp. B21-083 contains the following:
- a CDS encoding glycosyl hydrolase family 95 catalytic domain-containing protein — its product is MDVPLDRRHFLTAAALTAGTAALPGGFLSGKASAAVPPQITLPDRGIYDTSPASSWTDGFLSGNGEYGAILHGAATLEKVVFNHQGLVLPNGTRTVKPPVLSGRLEGVRNKALAGDYAGANTDFAAGWSLRWTQTYHPAYELLIATPGMTTVNNYGRVTDFRTGEVSSSWTDQYGTWTRRAFVSRADNVIVHELIPAPGRTVDTTLSVNTALAGVPGDVGFTTRATMSNGSGYLNLRGTYPSGQGAFGYEGVTRVVATGSGSSVSVSGAGIVVARATGVILLTKLDRYESSTAWDSEPLHAELAALGTTYTTLRSAHTAIHAELYDRSRLDLNVSDADRKLSVGELTARQNASRGVIDIALLERLYDSGRYLFISSSGVGPPRLTGIWTGSWNGAWADDFTTDANVNLQVAGGNILDLTDVMEGYFNLVLDQLDDWRTNATNLYGVRGFLAPSRTDGEYGHMLHFDNSGFPGQCWTGGADWLLYPLLEYYEVTGDSDFYRTKLAPALMELALFYEDFLTRTDANGKAVFVPSFSMENSPGNTGVCLSINATGDIMAGKHALQAAIDAADALGVEQGSGQGVARWTALLQKIPAYRVNSDSALAEWSWPTLTDRYNHRHVQHLYGAWPLHEINPEEEPTLVRPALKALEKRGDQNISAHGSLHRALAGARLKDGGKVYDNLKKIIGNNMVFKSLMTSHNPNLDIYNADAANAFPGVLAESLIYSRPGVLEILPALPDQLAKGSITGVRARGRIRVHTFDWDLSARAATLSVTSAIDQTVTLISRRGMTSVTTSATVASSPLGTHARKVSLTAGQRTDITVSLLTGWFKLVNRRSGKVLDISGASTANGGKAVQWSWSGAVNQQWRFLPNPDGSFRITARHSGRLLDSPGGSGQGDQLDQWQDTNSDNQWWKLVDTGDGYHRLVNVRNATWCADMDSGSTTDGARVIQWPIDTGTSQEWQITGL
- a CDS encoding restriction endonuclease — its product is MTATTRRTPPANPRHGFDLRSTALFFVFLAMIMTVLGFAARMLAGAVDRRPAWVFVLVVVGVAGFVGMRRRLHVARAARQAAAALDEAAREAADELGSLTIPRQRPATEVTVDHDALTPEEFEEAVAALCERDGCSAVEVVGGAGDLAADVVAVTPDGRRVVIQCKRYGDSHRVGSQDLQRFGGTCFTVHEADVAALVTTSDFTDPAMEYADRCGIVCVDRETLQAWTDGTGPQPWEIAQGAQLTQDDLAAGSGSG
- a CDS encoding ATP-binding protein, with the translated sequence MVIKAMGWAHSFPASGGVRAGRHWARRQLESLPWTADEPETVDAVVLTVSELLTNAHVHACSDARLILTWDGDCLHVNVHDEDPTLPSQRDPQPGETSGRGVGIVRMLADELQMKCQRHGKTVSACFRPAGADRPGED
- a CDS encoding SpoIIE family protein phosphatase — protein: MSNPQPQDAGSKEDDHAGQPTPVGRLAATVERLRREVQTAHAEADGRALIELAKGILVERLGCGPSQAARQLAELTEQAGVTPLEFAVEVINQAARDRLSDVTTALLATTADQSDTTDPPGNGSFAVRLRTAESGALAAHDTQAVADSLLEHALTPLGAEAVAIWALGADGSLTLAGSAGFPAAEAARWRYVPPGVVTVARRGLGERTGQWITSLAETGLPSIGRSHHADGGRVALPAGTGGRIHGVLEIVWPTPLGAQPPQIVRQVEALAELCAHTLETCAPRRPDADARPGALPDAAELMDLADGLHDPALVLVPHLDATGELVDFRIHHVNIPFLDPAGRPRGAVTGALLLETYPMAAGESELFDQIERVYATGEPFRARRMRLTALVDDVPLASVADISVSRHGGSVLLVWRMEDETARLASLLQHAQRLGRIGGFEENLLTGEITWNGQLFSLYGKPSVSGPVPLEDLPAHAHPDDAVVVGRFLRTLLHHRRAASAAFRLQRPDGVTRHIRVVAEPVLDSDGRLFVVRGAYQDISAHHWTEVALAATRDQLAHSEQQSSERNRLTLQLQHAIMPPAQAPLEAPGLRVAVRYRPAETQHLVGGDWYDAVVLPSGLVLLCVGDVAGHGIEAATSMVVLRNALRGLAVTGAGPGQLLSWLNMVAHHLTGVVTATAVCGLYDPDRRTLRWARAGHLPPVLVRGNEATPLPLITGLLLGAAPDATYEEHEVQLAVDDTLLMYTDGLIERRDRSVEESLAQLLLAARTVPPTLDQQLDRLLTYSKSDTDDDTCLVGVRVA